The Panicum virgatum strain AP13 chromosome 5K, P.virgatum_v5, whole genome shotgun sequence genome has a window encoding:
- the LOC120709498 gene encoding uncharacterized protein LOC120709498 isoform X2 — translation MVVSFRLSRRGRRVHPPPLVPLSASIHAGDDSRPHAAAFLYVPPPPPYPPCEAAVSRLHAGIAARSELTDSNETIPAESDLEPSFALNLFPDGYSVGEPGKGMLLYLIGDDPKKRPYSRASRALLSDIEHGFLPQDILHDIPCKFQNGSTLCEVRDYRSVFCNVDDYSGHDFPRVNRVHLRLGTECVVKDLSSIADAAWTYHDQLTAESIILNALQPRLNLDPTPCPEMLCNSSAKKIDLGLNKGRQHNKDTSVLMMSINPPKDCMTKEFNICKGATLCIKNAALEGTPSGLLDSLPVNCPSPIHVNNAKSAASSDTNNMVQSYSTLPNSSALCDRMQCASDMAPDHLFQGDEQRAQVEILQAHRKTGQPQWMTVLPHKTKKPSNLLHEKHEFKKCSTPNKNGALTSQNCKGLHKSTISRNKTVPDLGSPKRLQVDAKVGQTIGKKSMEVQKQVPFSVPPRDPCTSFNTTNPSVDRIPENVKLLHKRSNERHVAPILGRNNSDMVDVNVCETATKSQGTASKKRGSETSIISLNHETKLEGKRQQSFDTQVNMPCKNRRFEEPAVTGGISSQLDIDLELDKGRQQIEDMSLLNISANAPECCKPNEFNVCKVLAVCSETAALKVMPTAMYNNRPLNFPSSVHVNNTKSIVESDPGSALQSPCTLTNSRALCDRKQAGSITPDNEEQPQVTVSQVDRENRKMRRVTIVPQKRKKSLKLLNERHGSKNHGPPNRNELSSQNFKRDKSTGSSNNYVFHLNSPKGQQAEVNVGQIIGNEDMKVQEKAPLSVNSSCHPRISLSTSDLCVEKIPEQVKSLHTRLIERHEVPVVDLKNYDMADPRDSRTPSVTSFSANSSKVACEPGKDKAATEYQLKALNRKVTGTISMNQEFNLNGKRQQKFDIRIEPPCENRSLEEPAITGGVNGEPDIEKIISEVIQTTQRHGLNEKAAKSDVLETSWLLPPCEFFQFENVGETPVMRDETMTCNVPNGATRTWKIRRLTFHPSQYSSSGSIDKSQYTLCLLDFEPLDHQITVGAINGDEQVHIATLPTSCHAEKFVDQFILLMKREGYNLCNDEVCNGSSELTQQSQDVSHLGCPSGEHAEYQMFSPSPANSLLSSMDKNVGCTFQNKLPDFHATFPQPLTQQLVLTEQPLTLESPEVFFLNSSHLPGSQQYTGQYLQDQVSSFACNPFATNPHQFPSVYPSQEVSLDQYLQRREDIVGFSASRYNQLNREALMDRYLQYRHDFPGFIDMYGMRKTARYSQWCQEFPSDQYLRYRCDIPWFSDAYGARMSTSNYSQWRQVCTQMGNVVYQWDLPSFSRQINNSPPLHNGSNTLPELQPIRRPQVSSRSMDFDGNVTSTTVQIPMPLGFQFPSQGMW, via the exons ATGGTCGTCTCCTTCAGGCTCTCTCGCCGCGGGCGCCGTgtccacccgccgccgctggtACCGCTGTCCGCCTCCATCCACGCGGGCGATGATTCGCGCCCTCACGCCGCGGCATTCCTTTACGTGCCGCCCCCACCGCCTTATCCGCCGTGCGAG GCTGCCGTTTCGCGGCTTCATGCTGGAATCGCTGCTCGATCGGAATTGACTGACAGCAATGAAACTATTCCTGCCGAATCAG ATCTTGAGCCGTCCTTTGCACTGAACCTGTTTCCCGATGGGTATTCAGTCGGAGAGCCGGGCAAG GGAATGCTTTTGTATCTGATTGGTGATGATCCAAAGAAGCGGCCATACAGTAGGGCATCGAGAGCTTTGCTTTCT GATATTGAGCATGGCTTCTTGCCTCAGGACATCTTACACGATATCCCTTGCAAATTCCAAAATGGATCGACTTTGTGTGAG GTGAGGGACTACAGATCGGTTTTCTGCAATGTTGATGATTATTCAGGACATGACTTCCCAAGGGTTAATAGAGTCCATCTTAGGTTGGGCACTGAATGTGTTGTGAAAGATCTGTCTTCCATTGCAGATGCTGCATGGACATATCATGATCAATTA ACTGCCGAGTCCATCATCCTCAATGCTTTGCAACCCAGACTTAATTTGGACCCTACACCTTGCCCTGAAATGCTTTGCAATTCAAGTGCTAAGAAG ATTGATCTGGGTCTAAATAAGGGAAGACAGCATAATAAAGATACCTCAGTTCTTATGATGTCTATCAATCCTCCTAAAGATTGCATGACCAAGGAATTCAATATCTGCAAAGGTGCAACACTTTGCATCAAGAATGCAGCTCTAGAGGGCACACCAAGTGGATTATTGGACAGCTTGCCAGTTAACTGTCCATCCCCTATCCATGTTAACAATGCCAAATCAGCTGCAAGTTCTGATACTAACAATATGGTTCAATCTTATTCTACCCTTCCAAACAGTTCTGCCTTGTGTGACAGAATGCAATGTGCATCAGATATGGCTCCTGATCATTTATTTCAGGGTGATGAACAGAGAGCGCAGGTAGAAATTTTACAGGCTCATCGTAAAACTGGACAACCACAATGGATGACAGTTCTTCCACATAAGACCAAAAAGCCCTCAAATCTTCTGCATGAGAAgcatgaattcaaaaaatgcaGCACTCCAAACAAAAATGGAGCGTTGACTTCTCAGAATTGCAAAGGACTTCATAAGTCAACAATTTCTCGAAATAAAACAGTGCCTGATCTGGGATCTCCAAAAAGACTGCAAGTTGATGCTAAAGTAGGTCAGACAATAGGCAAAAAGAGCATGGAAGTGCAGAAACAGGTGCCCTTTTCAGTGCCTCCAAGGGATCCATGTACATCCTTCAACACAACTAATCCAAGTGTTGACAGAATCCCTGAAAATGTTAAACTGTTGCATAAGAGGTCGAATGAGCGTCATGTGGCCCCAATTTTAGGCCGGAACAATTCTGATATGGTAGATGTCAATGTCTGTGAGACTGCTACAAAATCCCAAGGTACTGCTTCAAAGAAAAGGGGCTCTGAAACTTCTATCATTTCTTTGAACCATGAAACTAAATTGGAAGGGAAAAGGCAGCAAAGTTTTGATACTCAGGTCAACATGCCCTGTAAGAACAGAAGGTTTGAGGAACCAGCTGTTACTGGTGGCATTAGCAGTCAATTGGACATTGATCTAGAACTAGATAAGGGAAGACAGCAAATTGAAGATATGTCTCTTCTCAATATTTCTGCCAATGCTCCTGAATGCTGCAAGCCAAACGAATTCAATGTCTGCAAAGTTTTAGCAGTATGCAGTGAGACTGCAGCTCTAAAAGTCATGCCAACTGCTATGTATAACAACAGGCCGTTGAATTTTCCATCATCTGTCCATGTTAATAATACCAAATCAATTGTAGAATCTGATCCTGGTAGTGCTCTTCAATCTCCTTGTACCCTTACAAACAGCCGTGCCTTATGTGACAGAAAACAAGCTGGATCAATAACTCCTGATAATGAAGAGCAGCCACAGGTGACAGTTTCACAGGTTGATcgtgaaaatagaaaaatgcgAAGGGTGACAATAGTTCCACAGAAGAGAAAGAAGTCTTTAAAATTGTTGAATGAAAGGCATGGATCCAAAAACCATGGTCCTCCAAACAGAAATGAGTTGAGTTCTCAAAATTTCAAGAGAGATAAGTCAACAGGATCTTCAAATAATTATGTGTTTCATTTGAACTCTCCAAAAGGACAACAAGCTGAGGTTAATGTAGGTCAGATAATAGGCAATGAGGACATGAAAGTCCAGGAAAAGGCGCCCTTGTCAGTGAATTCAAGCTGCCATCCACGTATATCCTTGAGCACAAGCGATCTATGTGTTGAGAAAATCCCTGAACAGGTTAAATCATTGCATACAAGGTTGATTGAGCGTCACGAGGTCCCAGTTGTGGACctaaaaaattatgacatgGCAGATCCCAGGGATAGCAGAACACCCTCTGTAACCTCGTTCAGTGCAAATTCAAGCAAGGTAGCTTGTGAACCTGGTAAGGATAAGGCTGCGACAGAATACCAACTTAAGGCTCTGAATAGAAAGGTCACAGGTACCATTTCTATGAACCAAGAATTCAACTTGAATGGGAAAAGGCAGCAGAAATTTGATATTCGCATTGAACCGCCCTGTGAGAACAGAAGCTTAGAAGAGCCAGCTATTACTGGTGGTGTTAATGGCGAACCTGATATTGAAAAGATTATATCTGAGGTCATCCAGACTACCCAGAG GCATGGACTGAACGAAAAAGCTGCTAAAAGTGATGTTCTTGAAACATCCTGGTTATTACCACCATGTGAATTCTTTCAGTTTGAGAATGTTGGCGAGACTCCAGTTATGAGGGATGAAACCATGACATGCAATGTGCCCAATGGAGCTACGAGAACCTGGAAGATTAGAAGACTTACTTTCCACCCTTCACAGTATTCCTCCT CAGGTTCGATTGATAAATCTCAGTACACACTTTGCTTGCTTGACTTTGAACCACTGGATCATCAAATAACTGTGGGAGCCATCAATGGAGATGAGCAAGTTCATATTGCTACTCTACCAACTTCT TGTCATGCAGAAAAGTTTGTGGATCAATTCATTTTACTG ATGAAACGTGAGGGGTACAACCTTTGCAACGATGAAGTCTGTAATGGATCATCTGAACTCACACAG CAATCCCAAGATGTCTCTCATCTAGGCTGCCCTTCTGGAGAACATGCAGAATACCAGATGTTCTCCCCTTCTCCTGCGAATAGTTTGCTGAGTAGCATGGACAAAAATGTAGGCTGTACCTTCCAGAACAAGCTTCCAGATTTTCATGCAACTTTTCCGCAGCCATTGACTCAGCAGTTGGTACTGACAGAACAACCATTGACCTTAGAAAGCCCAGAAGTATTTTTCTTGAATTCGAGTCATCTACCAGGTTCTCAGCAGTATACTGGCCAGTATCTCCAGGACCAGGTTTCATCATTTGCCTGTAACCCATTTGCAACGAATCCACACCAATTTCCATCTGTATATCCATCTCAGGAAGTTTCCCTGGATCAGTACTTGCAACGCAGAGAAGATATAGTAGGATTCAGTGCAAGCAGATACAACCAGTTGAATCGGGAAGCTTTGATGGATCGGTATTTGCAATACCGACATGATTTCCCAGGATTCATTGACATGTACGGTATGAGAAAGACTGCAAGGTACAGCCAGTGGTGCCAGGAATTTCCATCAGATCAGTACTTGCGATACAGATGTGATATACCATGGTTCAGTGACGCGTATGGTGCGAGAATGAGTACAAGCAACTACAGTCAGTGGCGCCAGGTTTGCACACAGATGGGCAATGTGGTTTACCAGTGGGATCTACCGTCTTTCAGCAGGCAGATTAACAACAGCCCTCCACTGCATAATGGTTCGAACACACTACCGGAGCTGCAACCAATTAGGAGGCCCCAGGTGAGCTCCAGGAGCATGGACTTTGATGGCAATGTCACGAGCACAACGGTTCAGATCCCCATGCCTCTCGGTTTCCAGTTCCCGTCGCAAGGAATGTGGTGA
- the LOC120709498 gene encoding uncharacterized protein LOC120709498 isoform X4 — protein MKLFLPNQGMLLYLIGDDPKKRPYSRASRALLSDIEHGFLPQDILHDIPCKFQNGSTLCEVRDYRSVFCNVDDYSGHDFPRVNRVHLRLGTECVVKDLSSIADAAWTYHDQLTAESIILNALQPRLNLDPTPCPEMLCNSSAKKIDLGLNKGRQHNKDTSVLMMSINPPKDCMTKEFNICKGATLCIKNAALEGTPSGLLDSLPVNCPSPIHVNNAKSAASSDTNNMVQSYSTLPNSSALCDRMQCASDMAPDHLFQGDEQRAQVEILQAHRKTGQPQWMTVLPHKTKKPSNLLHEKHEFKKCSTPNKNGALTSQNCKGLHKSTISRNKTVPDLGSPKRLQVDAKVGQTIGKKSMEVQKQVPFSVPPRDPCTSFNTTNPSVDRIPENVKLLHKRSNERHVAPILGRNNSDMVDVNVCETATKSQGTASKKRGSETSIISLNHETKLEGKRQQSFDTQVNMPCKNRRFEEPAVTGGISSQLDIDLELDKGRQQIEDMSLLNISANAPECCKPNEFNVCKVLAVCSETAALKVMPTAMYNNRPLNFPSSVHVNNTKSIVESDPGSALQSPCTLTNSRALCDRKQAGSITPDNEEQPQVTVSQVDRENRKMRRVTIVPQKRKKSLKLLNERHGSKNHGPPNRNELSSQNFKRDKSTGSSNNYVFHLNSPKGQQAEVNVGQIIGNEDMKVQEKAPLSVNSSCHPRISLSTSDLCVEKIPEQVKSLHTRLIERHEVPVVDLKNYDMADPRDSRTPSVTSFSANSSKVACEPGKDKAATEYQLKALNRKVTGTISMNQEFNLNGKRQQKFDIRIEPPCENRSLEEPAITGGVNGEPDIEKIISEVIQTTQRHGLNEKAAKSDVLETSWLLPPCEFFQFENVGETPVMRDETMTCNVPNGATRTWKIRRLTFHPSQYSSCNGSIDKSQYTLCLLDFEPLDHQITVGAINGDEQVHIATLPTSCHAEKFVDQFILLMKREGYNLCNDEVCNGSSELTQQSQDVSHLGCPSGEHAEYQMFSPSPANSLLSSMDKNVGCTFQNKLPDFHATFPQPLTQQLVLTEQPLTLESPEVFFLNSSHLPGSQQYTGQYLQDQVSSFACNPFATNPHQFPSVYPSQEVSLDQYLQRREDIVGFSASRYNQLNREALMDRYLQYRHDFPGFIDMYGMRKTARYSQWCQEFPSDQYLRYRCDIPWFSDAYGARMSTSNYSQWRQVCTQMGNVVYQWDLPSFSRQINNSPPLHNGSNTLPELQPIRRPQVSSRSMDFDGNVTSTTVQIPMPLGFQFPSQGMW, from the exons ATGAAACTATTCCTGCCGAATCAG GGAATGCTTTTGTATCTGATTGGTGATGATCCAAAGAAGCGGCCATACAGTAGGGCATCGAGAGCTTTGCTTTCT GATATTGAGCATGGCTTCTTGCCTCAGGACATCTTACACGATATCCCTTGCAAATTCCAAAATGGATCGACTTTGTGTGAG GTGAGGGACTACAGATCGGTTTTCTGCAATGTTGATGATTATTCAGGACATGACTTCCCAAGGGTTAATAGAGTCCATCTTAGGTTGGGCACTGAATGTGTTGTGAAAGATCTGTCTTCCATTGCAGATGCTGCATGGACATATCATGATCAATTA ACTGCCGAGTCCATCATCCTCAATGCTTTGCAACCCAGACTTAATTTGGACCCTACACCTTGCCCTGAAATGCTTTGCAATTCAAGTGCTAAGAAG ATTGATCTGGGTCTAAATAAGGGAAGACAGCATAATAAAGATACCTCAGTTCTTATGATGTCTATCAATCCTCCTAAAGATTGCATGACCAAGGAATTCAATATCTGCAAAGGTGCAACACTTTGCATCAAGAATGCAGCTCTAGAGGGCACACCAAGTGGATTATTGGACAGCTTGCCAGTTAACTGTCCATCCCCTATCCATGTTAACAATGCCAAATCAGCTGCAAGTTCTGATACTAACAATATGGTTCAATCTTATTCTACCCTTCCAAACAGTTCTGCCTTGTGTGACAGAATGCAATGTGCATCAGATATGGCTCCTGATCATTTATTTCAGGGTGATGAACAGAGAGCGCAGGTAGAAATTTTACAGGCTCATCGTAAAACTGGACAACCACAATGGATGACAGTTCTTCCACATAAGACCAAAAAGCCCTCAAATCTTCTGCATGAGAAgcatgaattcaaaaaatgcaGCACTCCAAACAAAAATGGAGCGTTGACTTCTCAGAATTGCAAAGGACTTCATAAGTCAACAATTTCTCGAAATAAAACAGTGCCTGATCTGGGATCTCCAAAAAGACTGCAAGTTGATGCTAAAGTAGGTCAGACAATAGGCAAAAAGAGCATGGAAGTGCAGAAACAGGTGCCCTTTTCAGTGCCTCCAAGGGATCCATGTACATCCTTCAACACAACTAATCCAAGTGTTGACAGAATCCCTGAAAATGTTAAACTGTTGCATAAGAGGTCGAATGAGCGTCATGTGGCCCCAATTTTAGGCCGGAACAATTCTGATATGGTAGATGTCAATGTCTGTGAGACTGCTACAAAATCCCAAGGTACTGCTTCAAAGAAAAGGGGCTCTGAAACTTCTATCATTTCTTTGAACCATGAAACTAAATTGGAAGGGAAAAGGCAGCAAAGTTTTGATACTCAGGTCAACATGCCCTGTAAGAACAGAAGGTTTGAGGAACCAGCTGTTACTGGTGGCATTAGCAGTCAATTGGACATTGATCTAGAACTAGATAAGGGAAGACAGCAAATTGAAGATATGTCTCTTCTCAATATTTCTGCCAATGCTCCTGAATGCTGCAAGCCAAACGAATTCAATGTCTGCAAAGTTTTAGCAGTATGCAGTGAGACTGCAGCTCTAAAAGTCATGCCAACTGCTATGTATAACAACAGGCCGTTGAATTTTCCATCATCTGTCCATGTTAATAATACCAAATCAATTGTAGAATCTGATCCTGGTAGTGCTCTTCAATCTCCTTGTACCCTTACAAACAGCCGTGCCTTATGTGACAGAAAACAAGCTGGATCAATAACTCCTGATAATGAAGAGCAGCCACAGGTGACAGTTTCACAGGTTGATcgtgaaaatagaaaaatgcgAAGGGTGACAATAGTTCCACAGAAGAGAAAGAAGTCTTTAAAATTGTTGAATGAAAGGCATGGATCCAAAAACCATGGTCCTCCAAACAGAAATGAGTTGAGTTCTCAAAATTTCAAGAGAGATAAGTCAACAGGATCTTCAAATAATTATGTGTTTCATTTGAACTCTCCAAAAGGACAACAAGCTGAGGTTAATGTAGGTCAGATAATAGGCAATGAGGACATGAAAGTCCAGGAAAAGGCGCCCTTGTCAGTGAATTCAAGCTGCCATCCACGTATATCCTTGAGCACAAGCGATCTATGTGTTGAGAAAATCCCTGAACAGGTTAAATCATTGCATACAAGGTTGATTGAGCGTCACGAGGTCCCAGTTGTGGACctaaaaaattatgacatgGCAGATCCCAGGGATAGCAGAACACCCTCTGTAACCTCGTTCAGTGCAAATTCAAGCAAGGTAGCTTGTGAACCTGGTAAGGATAAGGCTGCGACAGAATACCAACTTAAGGCTCTGAATAGAAAGGTCACAGGTACCATTTCTATGAACCAAGAATTCAACTTGAATGGGAAAAGGCAGCAGAAATTTGATATTCGCATTGAACCGCCCTGTGAGAACAGAAGCTTAGAAGAGCCAGCTATTACTGGTGGTGTTAATGGCGAACCTGATATTGAAAAGATTATATCTGAGGTCATCCAGACTACCCAGAG GCATGGACTGAACGAAAAAGCTGCTAAAAGTGATGTTCTTGAAACATCCTGGTTATTACCACCATGTGAATTCTTTCAGTTTGAGAATGTTGGCGAGACTCCAGTTATGAGGGATGAAACCATGACATGCAATGTGCCCAATGGAGCTACGAGAACCTGGAAGATTAGAAGACTTACTTTCCACCCTTCACAGTATTCCTCCTGtaatg GTTCGATTGATAAATCTCAGTACACACTTTGCTTGCTTGACTTTGAACCACTGGATCATCAAATAACTGTGGGAGCCATCAATGGAGATGAGCAAGTTCATATTGCTACTCTACCAACTTCT TGTCATGCAGAAAAGTTTGTGGATCAATTCATTTTACTG ATGAAACGTGAGGGGTACAACCTTTGCAACGATGAAGTCTGTAATGGATCATCTGAACTCACACAG CAATCCCAAGATGTCTCTCATCTAGGCTGCCCTTCTGGAGAACATGCAGAATACCAGATGTTCTCCCCTTCTCCTGCGAATAGTTTGCTGAGTAGCATGGACAAAAATGTAGGCTGTACCTTCCAGAACAAGCTTCCAGATTTTCATGCAACTTTTCCGCAGCCATTGACTCAGCAGTTGGTACTGACAGAACAACCATTGACCTTAGAAAGCCCAGAAGTATTTTTCTTGAATTCGAGTCATCTACCAGGTTCTCAGCAGTATACTGGCCAGTATCTCCAGGACCAGGTTTCATCATTTGCCTGTAACCCATTTGCAACGAATCCACACCAATTTCCATCTGTATATCCATCTCAGGAAGTTTCCCTGGATCAGTACTTGCAACGCAGAGAAGATATAGTAGGATTCAGTGCAAGCAGATACAACCAGTTGAATCGGGAAGCTTTGATGGATCGGTATTTGCAATACCGACATGATTTCCCAGGATTCATTGACATGTACGGTATGAGAAAGACTGCAAGGTACAGCCAGTGGTGCCAGGAATTTCCATCAGATCAGTACTTGCGATACAGATGTGATATACCATGGTTCAGTGACGCGTATGGTGCGAGAATGAGTACAAGCAACTACAGTCAGTGGCGCCAGGTTTGCACACAGATGGGCAATGTGGTTTACCAGTGGGATCTACCGTCTTTCAGCAGGCAGATTAACAACAGCCCTCCACTGCATAATGGTTCGAACACACTACCGGAGCTGCAACCAATTAGGAGGCCCCAGGTGAGCTCCAGGAGCATGGACTTTGATGGCAATGTCACGAGCACAACGGTTCAGATCCCCATGCCTCTCGGTTTCCAGTTCCCGTCGCAAGGAATGTGGTGA